In Pseudobdellovibrio exovorus JSS, the genomic stretch AAACCAGCACCCAAAGTGGCTGAGGTCGATATTATCCGACAGGATGAAAGTTATAAGGTTCACTTTTTTATCAGCGAGTGGTCTGCTGTTGTCGGCATGTCTGTAGCTTTGACGGGCTCAGATATGAGCTGTGATTTGGGAATTAAAGAAAAAAAGTTACACAAACTAATCTGTAATAATTGGTCCTATCAAACAGTAGAGGACCAATTGTCATCAACTGTTTTAAAAGCTCAGGAATTTAAGTTTCAAAGAGATTCTCAAAAACAATTTGTCATTAAAGGCGCATTTTATAAAGAACTCGTCGAAAACAGAAAGTTTGATGTGCTGGTTCCTTTAGAGGGAAAGATTAAAATCATTGAAAAAGAAGTGCAAATTATTGATGAGTTTTTAGAAGACATCAAGCAGCAGCAAAATGCTGATGGGGGAACAAATGGCGAAGAAAGTACAACGCAAAGTGAAAGCGGCTCCAAAGAAGAAGTCAGCGTCGAAGACGGGCGCAATCAAAACCAAGAAAACAGTAACCAAGAAGGTTACAACCAAGAAAACAACGGGCAAGAAAACCCGTACGGTGAAAGCATCAACCCGAACGAAGAAGGATTCTCTGCGCCGGGGCTCGAGTTCCAAGAAGTCCCAGGCCAAACCCCAGAGCAAAACCCTGAACTCATCCCAAGCGAAGTCCCACAAGACGATGTCCCAGTCCAACCAGTTCCGACTCGTGGTAGAGGAAGGTAGTATGATTCCAGATTTTTCAGCGAAAAGCTCTTCAGGGCAAAATGTACGTTTGTCGGACTTAAAAGGAAAAAAAGTCATTCTGTATTTTTACCCTAAAGACAATACTCCGGGTTGTACATTAGAGGGAATAGACTTCAATCGACTTCTTCCAGAATTTCAAAAGTTGAATACAGTTGTATTTGGCATTTCACGGGATTCGATTTCGTCGCATTGTAAATTCCGTGATAAGTTTGGTTTTAAGTTCGAATTGTTAAGTGACGAAGATGAAAGTCTGTGTCGCTTGTTTGATGTGATCAAAGAAAAAAACATGTATGGCAAAAAAGTTATGGGTATTGAACGTAGCACGTTTGTGATTGGCGAAGATCAAACTTTACGTGCCGAGTTCCGTAAAGTGAAAGCCGATGGACATGCTGAAGAAATGTTGAAGTTTATTCGTTCGCTAGAGTAGATAATTATTTTTTTGCGGTTAGAAGCTGAAGTTCATGGATGAACTCTTGAACTTCGGCTTCGGTCGTATCCCAACTTGTCATA encodes the following:
- a CDS encoding peroxiredoxin, with protein sequence MIPDFSAKSSSGQNVRLSDLKGKKVILYFYPKDNTPGCTLEGIDFNRLLPEFQKLNTVVFGISRDSISSHCKFRDKFGFKFELLSDEDESLCRLFDVIKEKNMYGKKVMGIERSTFVIGEDQTLRAEFRKVKADGHAEEMLKFIRSLE